In the Flavobacterium pallidum genome, one interval contains:
- a CDS encoding LexA family transcriptional regulator yields MQEENIIDAGLIIQKLKKALKIKRDIHLSQILDIRPNTISTWKKRNTLDYPAVIAVCRDYDLDLNEILLEKKSRKSNDLENPGETKLVSREMQFQYCMAPEELLEKLPKYNFPFIKGDNTRAFQVLSNNMFPMIEENSFVVCEEASLQDIPDNSLTVIISRTKGLFINRIHRIADKKDVYLLTSENTFFNNVNMKAEDIDEVWLIKAALSYNMNVENKFKFINDSIKVIDRALLDFKSS; encoded by the coding sequence AAAGAAGGCATTAAAAATTAAGCGTGATATTCACTTATCACAAATCCTTGACATCAGGCCAAACACGATTTCCACATGGAAAAAGAGAAATACGCTTGACTATCCTGCAGTAATTGCGGTTTGTAGGGACTATGACCTGGACCTCAACGAAATTTTACTCGAAAAAAAATCCAGAAAATCAAATGACCTTGAGAATCCGGGTGAAACCAAACTGGTAAGCCGTGAAATGCAGTTCCAATATTGCATGGCTCCGGAAGAATTGCTGGAAAAGCTTCCAAAATACAATTTCCCTTTCATTAAAGGTGATAATACCAGGGCATTCCAGGTTTTGAGCAACAACATGTTCCCGATGATAGAAGAAAATTCGTTTGTCGTTTGTGAAGAAGCGTCGCTCCAGGATATTCCTGACAATAGCCTGACTGTGATTATCAGCAGGACAAAAGGGCTTTTTATCAACCGCATCCACCGCATTGCCGATAAAAAGGATGTGTATTTACTGACAAGCGAGAATACTTTTTTCAATAATGTAAATATGAAGGCTGAGGACATTGATGAAGTCTGGCTTATCAAGGCGGCACTTTCATACAATATGAATGTCGAGAACAAATTCAAGTTCATCAATGACAGCATTAAGGTCATTGACCGCGCTTTGCTGGATTTTAAGAGTTCATAA
- a CDS encoding DUF6495 family protein: MKYSRLTKEQFEELHPEFVNFLATQSIDKTEWDKIKSENPQVAEQELDVFSDLIWEGVLTRAEYLEHFSKSHIFLFHCGDTQIHSIVLKSLDNDIDFLTKPGLQWLGDHMFTDHIEMKIGTKNFDADRNGSLFALIQQGAFLSDGQLYKQIKSVMNS, translated from the coding sequence ATGAAGTACTCCCGCCTCACCAAAGAACAATTCGAAGAACTTCACCCGGAATTCGTAAATTTCCTTGCCACACAATCCATCGACAAAACCGAATGGGATAAGATCAAATCCGAAAATCCGCAGGTTGCTGAACAGGAACTCGATGTTTTTTCAGATTTGATATGGGAAGGTGTTTTAACCCGTGCCGAATATCTTGAGCATTTTTCCAAAAGCCATATTTTCCTTTTTCATTGCGGGGACACACAAATCCATTCCATTGTCCTGAAATCACTAGACAATGATATCGATTTCTTAACCAAACCAGGGCTGCAATGGCTCGGAGACCATATGTTCACGGACCATATAGAAATGAAAATCGGCACCAAAAACTTTGATGCCGATCGCAATGGGTCTCTTTTTGCATTAATTCAGCAAGGCGCTTTCTTGAGCGATGGCCAGCTTTATAAGCAGATTAAATCGGTTATGAACTCTTAA
- the rplI gene encoding 50S ribosomal protein L9: MELILKKDVQNLGFKDDVVTVKAGYGRNFLIPQGFAHMATPSAKKVLAENLKQRAHKEAKVVNDAKALAETLKSLEIKLSAKAGGEKLFGSITNIDLAEALAKAGHEIDRKFITSGVVKRTGKYNATVRLHRDVVVDLPYEIVAEK; encoded by the coding sequence ATGGAATTGATCTTAAAAAAAGACGTTCAGAATTTAGGTTTTAAAGATGATGTCGTAACAGTAAAAGCCGGTTACGGGCGTAACTTTTTAATTCCTCAGGGATTTGCCCACATGGCAACGCCTTCAGCTAAAAAAGTTTTGGCTGAAAACCTGAAACAAAGGGCTCACAAAGAAGCTAAAGTCGTTAACGACGCTAAAGCTTTAGCTGAAACCCTGAAATCACTTGAAATCAAATTATCTGCAAAAGCAGGTGGAGAGAAGCTTTTCGGTTCGATTACAAACATCGACCTTGCTGAAGCTTTGGCTAAGGCGGGTCATGAAATCGACAGAAAATTCATCACCAGCGGTGTAGTGAAACGTACAGGGAAATACAACGCTACCGTGCGTCTGCACCGTGATGTTGTGGTTGACCTTCCTTATGAGATTGTAGCTGAGAAGTAA
- the rpsR gene encoding 30S ribosomal protein S18, with the protein MMSTIEQSAKGKKDGDIRYLTPLNIETNKTKKYCRFKKSGIKYVDYKDPDFLLKFVNEQGKILPRRLTGTSLKFQRKVSVAVKRARHLALMPYVADLLK; encoded by the coding sequence ATTATGTCTACGATAGAGCAATCAGCAAAAGGGAAAAAAGACGGGGATATCAGATATCTTACGCCTTTGAACATTGAAACCAATAAGACTAAGAAATATTGCCGTTTCAAGAAATCCGGAATCAAATATGTAGATTATAAAGATCCGGATTTCCTATTGAAATTCGTAAACGAGCAGGGGAAAATCCTTCCACGTCGTTTGACAGGAACTTCATTGAAATTCCAAAGGAAAGTGTCTGTAGCTGTGAAAAGAGCACGTCACTTAGCTTTAATGCCATACGTGGCCGATTTATTGAAATAA
- the rpsF gene encoding 30S ribosomal protein S6 gives MNHYETVFILNPVLSEVQVKETVSKFEDFLTAKGAEMVSKEDWGLKKMAYEIQNKKSGFYHLFEFKVAGEHLIAFETEFRRDERVMRFLTVTLDKHAVSWAERRRAKNKTKA, from the coding sequence ATGAATCATTATGAAACTGTTTTCATCTTAAATCCCGTTTTATCTGAAGTTCAGGTAAAGGAAACAGTAAGCAAATTTGAAGATTTTCTTACGGCAAAAGGAGCTGAGATGGTATCAAAAGAGGATTGGGGCCTGAAAAAAATGGCTTACGAAATCCAGAACAAAAAAAGTGGTTTTTACCATTTATTTGAATTCAAAGTTGCCGGAGAGCACCTGATCGCTTTCGAAACCGAATTCAGACGTGACGAAAGAGTGATGCGTTTCTTAACTGTAACACTTGACAAGCACGCCGTTTCATGGGCTGAGAGAAGAAGAGCTAAAAACAAAACAAAAGCATAA
- a CDS encoding LytR/AlgR family response regulator transcription factor, protein MKLNCVIVDDSSIQRMIVGKLVSNHINLNLVGEFSNAIEAKNFMSYTAIDLLFLDVEMPIVSGFDLLDGLKAKPQVIFITSKPEYAVKAFDYDATDYLQKPITNLRFESAIKRALNLHNMQKETSDEEGDHIFIKSKLKKLKIFTSKIKWIEAYGDYVKVVTEDENHLVLSTMKSFENDLPADRFVRVHKSYIVNIDKVDKFNSKFAEIGPTKIPLSRNKKEDLKKALEVTQ, encoded by the coding sequence ATGAAGTTGAATTGTGTAATTGTAGATGACAGCTCTATACAAAGGATGATTGTCGGAAAACTGGTCAGCAATCATATCAACCTGAATTTAGTCGGTGAATTTTCAAACGCTATCGAAGCGAAGAATTTTATGTCTTACACCGCAATAGACCTGCTTTTCCTTGATGTTGAAATGCCGATTGTCAGCGGCTTTGACCTGCTTGACGGATTGAAGGCAAAACCCCAGGTAATCTTTATTACCTCGAAACCCGAATATGCAGTAAAGGCTTTCGACTATGATGCTACCGATTATTTGCAAAAACCGATTACGAACCTGCGTTTCGAGTCGGCCATCAAGCGCGCCCTCAACCTGCACAATATGCAGAAGGAAACCAGCGATGAGGAAGGCGATCATATTTTCATTAAGAGTAAACTTAAAAAACTCAAAATATTCACTTCAAAAATCAAGTGGATAGAGGCGTATGGCGATTATGTGAAAGTGGTTACAGAGGACGAAAACCATTTGGTGCTTTCCACCATGAAATCTTTTGAGAATGACTTGCCCGCCGACCGTTTCGTGCGCGTACACAAATCCTATATCGTCAATATTGACAAGGTGGATAAATTCAACAGTAAATTTGCCGAAATCGGGCCGACGAAAATTCCTTTAAGCCGCAATAAGAAAGAGGATCTTAAAAAAGCGCTTGAAGTCACTCAGTAA
- the priA gene encoding replication restart helicase PriA, whose protein sequence is MFAEVILPLNLSRTFTYSVTAAEWDFLQKGMRVAVPFGKNKIYTGLVIELHENEPSLYEARPISQILDEKPIVTEIQLAHWFWISSYYMCAIGDVYRGAMPSALLLESETLISLKGDSYFEKDNLSDQEFLVYQALMHQSSLKVAEIMSLLNKKNIFPVLRKMMENNVISIREEVHEIYTPKLVKYIRLHPDYSEASDLQGLLEVLKSAKKQKDAVMSYFQLSAEKKPVPLKRLSEMSGTSAAVIKGLVEKGIFEDYFIREDRVDFGDDEGNNTLNLSPAQQTALKDIQSVLEAKEVCLLHGVTASGKTEIYLRLIEQYIKDKKQVLYLLPEIALTTQLVGRLQKHFGNKVSVFHSKYSNNERVETWNRVLESSDKAQIVIGARSALFLPFNDLGLIIIDEEHEQTFKQQDPAPRYHARDAAIVLASQHQAKVLLGSATPSLETYYNAQSGKYGLAEITERFGNVMMPDIELVDIKDKYFRKAMTGHFSDTLTGYIAEALSLGEQVILFQNRRGYSPVVECLTCGHVPQCPQCDVSLTYHKFKNQLRCHYCGHHIAMPVNCHQCGSIDLTTKGFGTEQIEQELSEIFPQAKTARMDQDTTRGKYSFEKLIDSFKNREIDILVGTQMLAKGLDFDNVSLVGIMNADNMLYYPDFRAFERSFQMMVQVSGRSGRSQKRGKVIIQTFNPMHNTIQQVTRNDYEGMYKEQLYERHIYKYPPYFRLIRLTLKHRDYERLKSGSSWLYEVLKQNLDIPVLGPEEPSISRIRNEYIRTIMVKIPQEKALGTTKKTIRKVLNSFETIAQYRSIKVIVNVDFY, encoded by the coding sequence ATGTTCGCCGAAGTCATCCTCCCGTTAAACCTTTCCCGCACTTTCACTTACAGTGTGACCGCTGCCGAGTGGGATTTTTTGCAAAAAGGTATGCGCGTGGCTGTTCCATTCGGGAAGAATAAGATTTATACGGGCCTGGTTATTGAACTCCATGAAAATGAACCGTCATTGTATGAAGCAAGGCCCATCAGCCAAATCCTTGATGAAAAGCCGATAGTTACTGAAATTCAGTTGGCGCACTGGTTCTGGATTTCATCTTATTATATGTGTGCCATAGGCGATGTATACCGCGGTGCCATGCCCTCTGCTTTACTGCTTGAAAGTGAGACCCTTATTTCACTTAAAGGCGATTCGTATTTCGAAAAAGACAATCTTAGTGATCAGGAGTTTTTGGTCTACCAGGCATTGATGCATCAGTCCTCCCTGAAAGTTGCCGAGATCATGTCACTGCTTAATAAAAAAAATATTTTTCCAGTACTGCGGAAAATGATGGAAAACAATGTGATTTCCATCCGCGAGGAAGTACATGAGATCTACACTCCGAAGCTTGTAAAATACATCCGCCTGCATCCTGATTACAGTGAAGCTTCCGATTTACAGGGATTGCTGGAGGTTTTAAAATCGGCAAAAAAGCAAAAAGATGCTGTCATGAGTTACTTTCAGCTTTCCGCAGAAAAAAAGCCGGTTCCTTTGAAACGCCTTTCCGAAATGTCGGGCACTTCAGCTGCTGTAATCAAAGGCTTGGTTGAAAAAGGCATTTTCGAAGACTATTTCATCCGTGAAGATCGTGTGGATTTCGGGGATGATGAGGGGAATAATACCCTGAATCTCAGTCCGGCACAACAAACCGCTTTGAAAGACATCCAATCGGTTTTGGAAGCAAAGGAAGTCTGCCTGCTGCACGGTGTGACGGCTTCGGGGAAAACCGAAATTTACCTGCGACTGATTGAGCAATATATTAAGGACAAAAAACAGGTATTGTATCTTTTGCCTGAAATCGCTTTGACGACACAGCTTGTCGGAAGATTGCAAAAACATTTCGGTAATAAAGTATCCGTTTTCCATTCCAAATACAGCAACAACGAACGGGTGGAAACGTGGAACCGCGTGTTGGAAAGTTCGGATAAAGCGCAAATTGTAATAGGAGCAAGGTCGGCTTTATTTTTACCATTTAATGATCTGGGCCTGATTATCATCGACGAAGAGCACGAACAGACTTTCAAGCAGCAGGATCCCGCACCAAGATACCATGCCCGTGACGCAGCCATTGTATTGGCATCGCAGCATCAGGCGAAGGTTTTACTGGGTTCTGCCACGCCTTCTCTGGAAACATACTATAACGCACAATCCGGCAAATACGGTCTCGCTGAAATCACCGAACGTTTTGGAAACGTGATGATGCCCGATATCGAACTTGTCGATATTAAGGATAAATATTTCCGGAAAGCCATGACCGGCCATTTCAGCGATACTTTAACGGGATATATTGCTGAAGCATTGTCGTTGGGCGAACAGGTGATTTTATTCCAGAACCGACGCGGTTATTCGCCTGTAGTGGAATGCCTGACGTGTGGCCATGTGCCGCAATGCCCGCAATGTGATGTTAGCCTTACGTATCATAAATTCAAGAACCAGTTGCGCTGCCATTATTGCGGGCACCATATTGCGATGCCCGTCAATTGCCATCAATGCGGCAGTATCGATTTGACAACAAAAGGTTTCGGTACCGAGCAGATCGAGCAGGAATTATCAGAAATTTTCCCTCAGGCAAAAACGGCCCGTATGGATCAGGACACCACACGTGGCAAATACAGTTTTGAAAAACTGATCGATAGTTTCAAGAACCGTGAGATTGATATTTTGGTAGGAACGCAGATGCTTGCCAAAGGCCTTGATTTCGATAATGTGTCGTTAGTAGGAATCATGAATGCCGATAATATGCTGTATTATCCCGATTTCAGGGCTTTCGAACGCAGCTTCCAGATGATGGTGCAGGTGTCAGGACGATCAGGAAGATCGCAAAAACGCGGCAAAGTGATCATCCAGACGTTTAATCCGATGCATAATACCATACAGCAGGTGACACGGAATGATTATGAGGGCATGTATAAGGAACAGCTTTATGAACGCCACATATACAAATATCCGCCCTATTTCAGGCTGATTCGATTGACATTGAAGCACCGGGATTATGAAAGACTGAAATCGGGTTCGTCCTGGCTTTATGAAGTATTGAAACAAAACCTGGATATTCCGGTGTTAGGTCCGGAAGAACCTTCCATCAGCCGCATCCGAAATGAGTACATCCGCACCATTATGGTGAAGATTCCGCAGGAGAAAGCTTTGGGAACTACGAAGAAGACCATCCGTAAAGTGCTCAACAGTTTTGAAACCATTGCACAATACCGTAGTATTAAGGTAATCGTGAATGTTGATTTTTACTGA
- a CDS encoding DUF2147 domain-containing protein, with product MKKIFTIIVLLLCPLLFSQSVIGKWKTIDDETGKALGVVEIYEKGGKVYGRVLEILNPKDRSKTCTNCSGDDKDKPILGLTIMKGLKKDGDEYNGGKILDPKSGKLYKCYINLENKDKLKVRGYIGISLFGRTQYWHRVK from the coding sequence ATGAAGAAAATATTTACCATAATTGTACTGCTCCTATGCCCGTTGCTCTTTTCGCAATCGGTCATCGGGAAATGGAAAACCATCGACGACGAAACCGGAAAAGCGCTCGGTGTCGTCGAAATTTATGAAAAAGGGGGCAAGGTTTACGGACGCGTCCTCGAAATCCTGAACCCAAAGGACCGGAGCAAAACCTGTACAAATTGTTCAGGCGATGACAAAGACAAGCCCATTCTCGGACTTACCATCATGAAAGGTTTGAAGAAAGACGGCGACGAATACAATGGCGGGAAAATCCTCGACCCCAAAAGCGGCAAATTGTATAAATGCTATATCAACCTGGAAAACAAGGACAAACTTAAAGTACGCGGCTATATTGGCATTTCGCTGTTCGGAAGGACACAATACTGGCACAGGGTAAAGTAG
- a CDS encoding YihY/virulence factor BrkB family protein translates to MQRIKLPWLNGFTLYDLLELYITGIGEGALPYRCSAIAFSFFMALFPFLLFILNLIPYIPISGFQEDFLKFVEEGVPPNTYDAIAAIINDIMHNSYQGLLSSGFLLSIFLQANGLNAVLVGFQKSQHIEAKRTFLRQYLVALGMSLLLTCVLILTVAIIVIFEVFIQSRDIPEFISDNIPLIVIGRYIFVVLMILIGISILFKFGTKRTSKRAFISVGSVFTTALVIVSSYFFGIWVVEFSKYNELYGSIGTLLIVMFYIWINCMILLLGFELNVTINRLKKKNKLN, encoded by the coding sequence TTGCAACGCATCAAACTGCCGTGGCTCAACGGGTTTACGCTTTACGACCTGCTCGAATTATACATCACAGGAATAGGGGAGGGCGCGCTTCCATACCGTTGCAGCGCCATCGCATTCAGTTTCTTCATGGCACTGTTTCCGTTTTTGCTGTTCATCCTGAACCTCATTCCATACATCCCGATTTCGGGTTTCCAGGAGGATTTCCTGAAGTTTGTGGAAGAAGGCGTACCGCCGAATACCTACGACGCCATTGCTGCCATCATCAATGATATCATGCACAACAGTTACCAGGGACTGCTGTCGTCGGGTTTTTTATTGTCGATATTTTTGCAGGCAAACGGATTGAATGCGGTGCTGGTCGGTTTCCAGAAATCACAGCATATCGAAGCCAAGCGTACCTTCTTGCGGCAATATCTGGTCGCACTGGGCATGTCGCTTTTGCTCACCTGCGTATTGATCCTGACCGTTGCCATCATCGTAATCTTCGAGGTTTTCATACAAAGCAGGGACATCCCGGAATTCATCAGTGATAACATTCCGCTCATTGTCATCGGCCGTTACATTTTTGTCGTGCTCATGATTTTAATCGGGATTTCAATCCTTTTTAAATTCGGGACAAAACGAACTTCAAAACGCGCATTTATTTCCGTCGGCTCTGTTTTTACAACCGCTTTGGTCATCGTATCATCGTATTTCTTCGGGATCTGGGTCGTTGAGTTTTCAAAGTACAACGAATTGTACGGCTCCATCGGGACATTACTCATCGTAATGTTTTATATTTGGATCAATTGTATGATACTGCTGCTTGGGTTTGAACTCAACGTAACGATCAACAGGCTTAAAAAGAAGAATAAGTTAAATTAG